The segment TGGCCATGGTGGGGGCCATCGTTTTGGGGCGCAAGCCAAAGGAAACGGAGAGAGCATGATCCCTTTGTCCTGGTATTTGCTGGTTTCGGTGCTGATGCTGGCCTGTGGGCTGGTGGGGCTTTTGGTTCGCCGTAACTTCATCACCGTGCTCATGAGCGTGGAGCTCATCCTCAACGCCGCCAACTTGAACTTCGTGGCCTTTGCCCGGCAATTGGGAGACCTTACCGGCCA is part of the Thermoanaerobaculum aquaticum genome and harbors:
- the nuoK gene encoding NADH-quinone oxidoreductase subunit NuoK, which codes for MIPLSWYLLVSVLMLACGLVGLLVRRNFITVLMSVELILNAANLNFVAFARQLGDLTGQVFPVFVITIAAAEAAIGLGIIVQLSRLKSTVALDAVSEMRG